The following are encoded in a window of Cycloclasticus pugetii PS-1 genomic DNA:
- a CDS encoding phasin family protein codes for MIKDLNSFTQPISKLVELNTHHFDTLMDAQKKAAEDYKKLVQQRMQTATKIKDPIALASFVTDQMALAQSNYEKMVDNSRVMFETMTGYNAEVIKLFQESTVQLKKEIDKETKK; via the coding sequence ATGATTAAGGACTTAAACAGTTTCACTCAACCTATATCAAAACTTGTTGAATTAAATACTCATCACTTCGACACCCTCATGGACGCTCAAAAAAAAGCAGCCGAAGATTATAAAAAACTTGTTCAGCAACGCATGCAAACTGCAACAAAAATTAAAGACCCTATTGCATTAGCTAGTTTTGTCACCGATCAAATGGCACTCGCCCAAAGTAACTATGAAAAAATGGTAGATAACAGCCGTGTTATGTTTGAAACCATGACAGGCTATAACGCTGAAGTAATTAAACTTTTTCAGGAAAGCACCGTTCAGCTAAAAAAAGAAATTGATAAAGAAACAAAAAAATAG
- the pyrF gene encoding orotidine-5'-phosphate decarboxylase — translation MSWLSNKPIPVNERLIVALDVPDIPQAKALVTLLGDSVIFYKIGLELFMSGDYFELIDWLNEQNKRIFVDLKFFDVPATVGRAVKQLSDKKVDFVTIHGNNAIMQAAAEQKGQLKVLAVTVLTSLDRGDLDDLGFKCDVEELVTSRAKRAIELGCDGVISSGLEAPGLRDSLGPNFLVVSPGIRPVDNKPDDDQKRVVSVEQAFYNGADHIVVGRPIRDARDPKQAALDIQKSIRHVFSENLSGDHND, via the coding sequence ATGTCATGGCTTTCTAACAAACCTATTCCTGTTAATGAACGACTCATCGTTGCTTTGGATGTCCCTGATATTCCACAGGCTAAAGCGTTAGTCACGCTATTAGGCGACAGCGTTATTTTCTACAAAATTGGACTTGAGTTATTCATGTCTGGTGATTATTTTGAGCTAATCGACTGGCTCAATGAACAAAATAAACGCATCTTTGTTGACCTCAAATTTTTTGATGTGCCTGCAACAGTTGGTCGTGCTGTTAAACAGCTTAGCGATAAGAAAGTTGATTTTGTCACCATACACGGTAACAACGCTATTATGCAGGCTGCCGCTGAGCAAAAAGGCCAACTGAAAGTTCTTGCTGTTACCGTCTTAACCAGTTTAGATAGGGGCGACCTAGATGACTTAGGGTTTAAATGCGATGTTGAAGAACTCGTCACCTCACGTGCCAAACGAGCTATTGAACTGGGTTGTGATGGTGTTATTTCTTCTGGACTAGAAGCCCCAGGACTACGGGACTCATTAGGTCCAAACTTCTTGGTTGTTTCGCCTGGTATTCGACCCGTCGATAATAAGCCAGATGACGACCAAAAACGAGTCGTCAGCGTTGAACAAGCCTTTTATAATGGAGCCGACCATATTGTAGTTGGGCGACCTATTCGTGATGCTCGAGATCCCAAGCAGGCTGCCTTAGATATACAAAAAAGTATTCGTCATGTATTTAGTGAAAATTTATCAGGAGATCATAATGATTAA
- a CDS encoding competence/damage-inducible protein A, which yields MHKTDKAPSVIIFSQGDEVITGALVDTNAAFLADQCRLLGFDVIRHITVSDDLADLVQVLKEIDAMADVCLCTGGLGPTQDDLTAEAFAQAFQVELEMDSEALVMIAEFFAQLKMPMADVNKKQALLPTNSTRIDNRWGTAPGFTAVGQQCRFYFMPGVPYEMKQMMETFVLADLQRQFKLEQPRLITFRSMGKGESDIQQAVNSLEIDNDIRVSFRAGMPENELKLLFPQSHTKEQVQYWVDNVSDALGASLFAIDGWGQSVSNLPDCVDQLMTEKKLTLSLIETLSQGDIARQCQADWLLTSAVYPKVSGIQTAFSTVQQPIGEALALEIAKENRARHKTALSLVQLHKKVNDTTVAVFTAVADAHGHISSTKEVWGRALRQQTVASALAFNLIRKFIQNQ from the coding sequence ATGCATAAAACAGACAAGGCGCCTAGCGTCATTATTTTTTCACAAGGCGATGAAGTGATTACAGGTGCTTTGGTAGACACCAATGCTGCTTTTTTGGCTGATCAGTGTCGCTTGCTAGGCTTCGATGTTATTAGGCATATTACTGTTTCGGATGACTTAGCAGATTTGGTTCAAGTGCTTAAAGAAATAGATGCGATGGCTGATGTTTGTTTGTGTACAGGTGGTTTAGGGCCAACACAAGATGATTTAACCGCCGAAGCCTTTGCTCAAGCCTTTCAAGTAGAACTTGAAATGGATAGTGAGGCTTTAGTGATGATTGCTGAGTTTTTCGCGCAATTAAAAATGCCTATGGCCGATGTAAATAAGAAGCAAGCACTGTTGCCCACAAACTCGACACGAATTGATAATCGTTGGGGAACGGCGCCTGGCTTTACTGCCGTCGGTCAGCAGTGCCGGTTTTACTTTATGCCAGGTGTACCGTATGAAATGAAACAGATGATGGAGACGTTTGTGTTGGCCGATTTACAGCGCCAATTTAAGCTGGAGCAGCCCCGTTTGATTACATTTCGAAGCATGGGCAAGGGAGAGTCTGATATCCAGCAAGCCGTTAATAGCTTAGAGATTGACAATGATATTCGTGTGAGTTTTAGAGCGGGTATGCCAGAGAATGAATTAAAGCTACTCTTTCCACAAAGCCATACCAAAGAGCAGGTTCAATATTGGGTTGATAACGTTAGTGATGCATTGGGTGCTAGCCTTTTTGCCATTGATGGTTGGGGTCAATCAGTCAGTAATTTACCGGATTGTGTCGATCAGTTAATGACCGAAAAAAAGTTGACACTGAGTCTTATTGAAACCTTATCGCAGGGTGATATCGCCCGCCAGTGCCAAGCAGATTGGTTATTAACTTCAGCTGTTTATCCAAAAGTTTCAGGCATCCAAACTGCGTTTAGCACGGTGCAGCAACCCATTGGCGAAGCGTTGGCGCTTGAGATAGCAAAGGAAAATCGTGCTCGGCATAAAACAGCGTTAAGCCTTGTGCAACTACATAAGAAAGTAAATGATACAACAGTGGCTGTTTTTACCGCAGTAGCAGATGCTCACGGCCACATTTCAAGCACAAAGGAAGTGTGGGGGAGAGCGCTACGTCAACAAACAGTAGCGTCAGCACTTGCGTTCAATTTAATTAGAAAATTTATTCAAAATCAATAA
- a CDS encoding DUF2797 domain-containing protein has product MIEGHLKKMLSTLSNPVEYVLPIGDERIGLNQYLGKTIALTYEGEINCLNCGKRTKKSYSQGFCYYCMTKLAQCDLCIMKPETCHYHLGTCREPQWGEEFCFQDHFVYLANSSGLKVGITRHTQVPTRWVDQGATQALPIFKVRTRLQSGQVEMALKQHVSDKTDWRKMLKGQADHKNLYEHRDRLIEAAASELSNIQAANKDGDIELIKDAKQVEINYPVVEYPQKVTSFNFDKTARVEGRLMGIKGQYLILDSGVLNIRKFTSYKVQFDA; this is encoded by the coding sequence ATGATTGAAGGCCATTTAAAGAAAATGCTCAGCACCTTGAGTAACCCTGTTGAATATGTATTGCCCATCGGTGATGAGCGTATTGGCTTGAACCAATATTTGGGTAAAACCATCGCGTTAACCTATGAAGGTGAGATCAATTGTCTAAATTGTGGAAAACGAACAAAGAAAAGCTATAGCCAAGGCTTTTGTTATTATTGTATGACTAAGCTGGCTCAGTGTGATTTATGCATTATGAAACCTGAAACGTGTCACTATCACTTAGGTACGTGTCGAGAACCTCAATGGGGCGAAGAGTTTTGTTTTCAAGACCACTTTGTTTATTTAGCAAATTCATCGGGCTTAAAGGTTGGCATTACTCGCCATACACAGGTGCCAACGCGTTGGGTTGACCAAGGAGCAACACAGGCCTTGCCCATTTTTAAGGTGCGAACACGTCTACAGTCTGGTCAAGTTGAGATGGCTTTAAAACAACACGTGTCGGATAAAACTGACTGGCGGAAGATGTTAAAGGGCCAAGCGGACCATAAAAACCTATATGAACATAGAGACCGCCTTATTGAGGCTGCAGCCTCTGAGTTAAGCAATATTCAGGCGGCTAATAAAGACGGGGATATAGAGTTAATAAAAGATGCTAAGCAGGTAGAGATTAATTACCCCGTTGTTGAATATCCTCAAAAGGTTACCTCCTTTAATTTTGATAAAACAGCTAGGGTCGAAGGCCGTTTAATGGGCATAAAAGGACAATATCTAATATTAGATAGTGGGGTCTTAAATATAAGAAAGTTCACCAGTTACAAGGTTCAATTTGATGCATAA
- a CDS encoding ATP-binding cassette domain-containing protein, with protein sequence MPLLKLDNVSVAFGLKPVLDNADLQIDEQERVGLIGRNGEGKSTLLKVLAGQVLADSGQVWRQAGITIATLEQSPLLPDASTVYDAVADSLGEVGHLIARYHDMLLDPDVDLEALGKLQHQFEALDGWSLQQRVDSVLSRLNLPADKKINEMSGGWKRRVGLARALVVEPDVLLLDEPTNHLDMETIVWLEKQLATFRGAVVCITHDRVFLQNIAKRIIEIDRGQLTSWSCSYEQYLERKAAALESEAKTNAEFDKKLAREEVWIRQGIKARRTRNEGRVRALQQLRRERAERRNLAGPAKLEVESGEKSGKLVIEAEDISIAYGGRKMVDQFSCRLMRGDRIGLVGPNGIGKSTLIKALLKEIELDSGAVKHGTKLKVAYFDQHRDVLDLEKTVIDLVSDGRESITINGRDRHIISYLGDFLFAPERARSPAKVLSGGERNRILLAKLFSQPANFIVMDEPTNDLDVETLELLEELLVDYEGTLILVSHDRKFLENVVTNFWFFEGDGVITDYVGELPNWSQIIKDSSQAEQPSKTVSEKKQPKTVKKPKLSFKVKKELDDLPKQIEVLEETLAKLQQLTSTAEFHAGDREEIKSKMAELTSIDEQLQEKYQRWDELESQLQ encoded by the coding sequence ATGCCATTACTTAAGCTAGATAATGTTAGTGTAGCGTTCGGTTTAAAACCAGTGCTAGATAATGCCGACCTGCAAATCGATGAACAAGAGCGAGTGGGCTTAATTGGCCGCAATGGCGAAGGAAAGTCGACCTTGTTAAAAGTATTGGCTGGGCAAGTGTTGGCCGACTCAGGTCAGGTCTGGCGGCAAGCGGGCATTACCATAGCAACACTTGAGCAGTCACCGTTACTGCCTGATGCCTCCACCGTTTATGATGCTGTTGCTGATAGTTTGGGTGAGGTGGGTCACTTAATTGCTCGTTATCACGACATGTTGCTTGACCCTGATGTTGACTTAGAAGCGCTGGGCAAATTACAACATCAATTTGAAGCATTAGATGGCTGGTCATTACAACAACGTGTTGACTCAGTGTTAAGTCGTTTAAATTTACCCGCCGATAAAAAAATAAATGAAATGTCAGGTGGTTGGAAGCGACGTGTAGGGCTAGCACGTGCCTTGGTAGTCGAGCCTGATGTTTTACTGTTAGATGAACCAACTAACCATCTAGATATGGAAACAATTGTTTGGTTAGAAAAACAACTTGCAACCTTTCGCGGTGCCGTGGTTTGCATTACACATGACCGAGTTTTTTTACAAAATATAGCCAAACGTATTATAGAAATAGATAGAGGACAGCTAACCAGTTGGTCGTGTAGCTATGAGCAATACCTTGAAAGAAAAGCGGCCGCATTAGAGTCTGAAGCAAAAACAAATGCAGAATTTGATAAAAAGCTAGCGCGTGAAGAAGTCTGGATTAGACAAGGCATTAAAGCGAGAAGAACACGAAATGAAGGCCGTGTGAGGGCTTTACAACAGTTACGGCGGGAACGTGCAGAGCGAAGAAACCTAGCCGGCCCTGCGAAACTAGAGGTTGAATCAGGTGAAAAGTCTGGCAAGTTGGTGATAGAGGCGGAGGATATTTCTATTGCCTATGGCGGGCGTAAAATGGTCGATCAGTTTTCATGTCGATTAATGCGGGGTGACCGCATAGGATTGGTAGGACCAAATGGTATTGGCAAAAGTACGCTCATTAAAGCGTTGCTAAAAGAAATTGAATTAGATTCCGGTGCTGTAAAACACGGAACCAAACTAAAAGTCGCCTATTTTGATCAGCACAGAGATGTTCTGGATCTAGAGAAAACAGTTATTGATCTAGTCTCCGACGGACGAGAGAGCATTACCATTAATGGGCGTGACAGGCATATTATCAGCTACTTAGGTGATTTTTTGTTTGCCCCTGAACGAGCACGATCACCAGCAAAAGTATTATCTGGTGGTGAACGTAATCGAATTTTACTGGCGAAGTTATTTAGTCAGCCGGCTAACTTTATCGTGATGGATGAACCGACTAATGATTTAGATGTTGAAACATTAGAGTTACTAGAAGAGTTACTGGTTGACTATGAAGGTACCTTAATACTGGTGAGTCACGACCGTAAGTTCTTAGAAAACGTGGTTACTAATTTTTGGTTTTTTGAAGGGGATGGTGTCATTACTGATTATGTAGGTGAGTTGCCTAATTGGAGTCAAATTATTAAAGACAGTAGTCAGGCCGAGCAGCCGAGTAAAACGGTTAGTGAAAAAAAACAGCCTAAAACCGTTAAAAAGCCGAAATTAAGTTTCAAAGTTAAAAAAGAATTAGATGACTTACCAAAGCAGATCGAGGTGCTTGAAGAAACGTTAGCGAAGCTACAGCAATTAACGAGTACGGCGGAGTTTCATGCAGGAGACCGAGAAGAGATAAAAAGCAAAATGGCTGAATTAACGTCTATCGATGAACAATTACAAGAAAAGTATCAACGTTGGGATGAGTTAGAGTCTCAACTACAATAA
- a CDS encoding YqiA/YcfP family alpha/beta fold hydrolase, which yields MMAGLQRVGYPNGLFLIIEFFVHIIYLHGFCSSVDSFKAQLVKSYIERNNVHTLFLKDLPPSPAQAMSLVEAHIASLDDQYWGVVGSSLGGFYATYLSQKYAKKAVLINPAVDAHLILEKALGKNTNYHTGESFDFTLTHLQELQQLHLPKLQQAQNLLLLTKVGDEVLDFQKGVDYYQGSEQVVLEGGDHGFADYENYLEKTFDFLTS from the coding sequence ATGATGGCAGGCCTGCAACGGGTCGGTTATCCTAATGGTTTATTTTTAATAATAGAGTTTTTCGTGCATATTATTTACTTACATGGTTTTTGCAGTTCTGTAGATTCCTTTAAAGCGCAGTTAGTTAAAAGCTATATTGAGCGAAACAATGTTCATACCTTGTTTTTAAAAGATTTACCCCCTTCTCCAGCTCAAGCGATGTCCTTGGTTGAGGCGCACATAGCTTCGTTAGATGATCAATATTGGGGTGTTGTTGGTAGTTCTTTAGGGGGCTTTTATGCAACGTATTTAAGTCAAAAGTATGCCAAGAAAGCAGTGTTAATTAACCCCGCTGTTGATGCGCATTTGATACTTGAAAAAGCCTTGGGGAAGAATACTAATTATCATACCGGAGAGAGCTTTGATTTTACTCTAACGCATCTCCAGGAGTTGCAGCAGTTACACTTACCAAAGCTTCAGCAAGCGCAAAACTTACTGTTACTCACCAAAGTGGGTGATGAGGTGTTGGATTTTCAAAAAGGGGTTGATTACTACCAAGGTAGCGAGCAAGTGGTGCTTGAGGGCGGTGATCACGGCTTTGCTGATTACGAAAATTATTTAGAGAAAACATTCGACTTCTTAACTTCGTAA
- a CDS encoding EAL domain-containing protein, protein MGIKKHKKGLGQQLNLALLIGAIFLSVISSALISYKAYEQERADYVQHGKRVAEALIDQLSTPFSGGIEELLGYLATPFFKLEGVQSIIIFDADFKEISSVKKNTEYELISGWQDVDLEEARLERETEQAFYFTARLNNNGEIPAAYLMLILDKPSLIQYAQTLFVANVGIIIAVALVLLVLMSLLVRRLTRPLKDFSSIMIQAASGEIGLRAEHEVAAELGHMSEAFNQMMKVLETRSSELEQSRDQAVQTAKIKSDFAANLSHEIRTPLNGILGMVNLLKEMGLPQHQHEYLEVASKSGDSLLQMINDVLDFSKMESGNFQLALEDIDLRLLLEQLALLYAEKIQVKDLELCLDLPTDNVMFVRGDAVRIRQVISNLLNNAVKFTSQGHITLSAKIVSSSKGRSLIEIAVTDTGIGIPEGALSEIFRPFGQVSAETTNQYGGTGLGLTIVNQMTKLMGGSVSVTSEVNEGSSFRVLLPMQTHNISFEEPADEVELLSGKRVMLIEPFEETQNYLEGMFDAWGVECQIVNSLDEAIFILKDELKSGRGLDSCLFNVDYSLGDMTAFLASFKANEEFSGTKLIPMVRFGSKISSADESLPLFVGSIDRPVRYEKLRMTLIDVFSEGKGSTSAEIGKKPKIKTSDVLQSIKALVVDDNVTNQLVAEATLKEIGISSDVANDGLEALNAFKEKNYDLILMDCNMPVMDGYEATKAIRALGLKCRQPIIIALTAKDQPGDFEHCINSGMDDYLLKPFQLSALLAKLEKLFGFPLIDDESSGIELEVSEGSVIVESAFKELVANTGSGIQQIVQSYLLDTPIYIVTLIAAMEAGDTTKCLDVAHKIKGSSRNLGAEDFVSVCVEIEEAWSRNTVDESIIAPLAERLETEFTLVEASLNSKLATLELSDTEQTKRTKEVVLIVDDDQSTRMTVASVLEREGYQVELGANGRDAVRLFEVLRPNVIIMDAMMPIKDGFEACREIKAMQGGSDVPVLITTALESEKSVDLAYESGAADFVPKPINLSVLRQRVRRLLDKQFADQHVHKLAYKDALTGLPNRTAFVEQFQQELEHAKRKDSKVAVFFIDLDRFKDVNDSMGHEAGDILLKALSGRLKNCIRSGDMLARIGGDEFVVVLSDMTGKTAPDQVAKAMLNALKEPFSLAGNEVFAGVSIGLAIYPDDGLSKETLLKNADTAMYRAKAAGRNTYRAYTQEMSEVLEQRMRIETELRKVLADNELSLYFQPKQDTSTAEVIGSEALVRWEHRLRGMVSPAEFIPVAEEMGLIKEIGLWVLDTACATAKKWQLEFDYYGTVAVNVSAVQMAEENFVSLVGMCLAKHELEPKYIELEVTESMVLDNIDAMLEKLNDIAAMGVSISIDDFGTGYSSFNYLKQLPANTLKLDMEFIKEIPENEADMAVVDGMIVLAHNLGMKVVAEGVEAQDQYDFLAEHSCDLVQGYLINKPLSEDEFIAEYARSAKEVGRV, encoded by the coding sequence ATGGGCATAAAAAAACATAAAAAGGGTTTAGGCCAGCAATTAAACCTTGCTTTGTTGATAGGAGCTATTTTTTTATCAGTCATCTCATCAGCTTTAATTTCATATAAAGCCTATGAGCAAGAGCGGGCCGATTATGTTCAACACGGTAAGAGAGTAGCTGAAGCTTTAATCGATCAGCTTTCAACTCCTTTTTCTGGCGGTATTGAAGAACTATTAGGCTATTTAGCGACCCCTTTTTTTAAACTTGAGGGTGTGCAAAGCATCATTATTTTTGATGCAGATTTCAAAGAAATATCATCAGTCAAAAAGAACACAGAGTATGAGTTAATAAGCGGCTGGCAAGATGTTGACTTGGAGGAAGCGAGGCTAGAGCGTGAGACGGAACAAGCCTTTTACTTTACCGCTCGGCTCAATAATAATGGGGAAATACCTGCTGCTTACTTAATGCTGATACTTGATAAGCCGTCCTTAATTCAGTATGCCCAGACACTATTTGTCGCCAACGTAGGCATTATTATTGCGGTTGCGTTGGTTTTATTAGTACTGATGAGCTTGCTAGTTCGGCGTTTAACAAGGCCGTTAAAAGACTTTTCATCGATCATGATTCAAGCAGCATCAGGTGAGATCGGGCTTAGAGCCGAACATGAGGTTGCTGCGGAACTTGGCCATATGTCTGAAGCGTTCAACCAGATGATGAAGGTGCTGGAAACGCGAAGTAGTGAACTTGAACAGTCGAGGGATCAAGCCGTACAAACAGCTAAAATTAAATCAGATTTTGCAGCGAACCTAAGCCATGAAATTAGAACGCCTCTTAATGGCATTTTGGGCATGGTTAATTTGCTCAAAGAAATGGGCTTGCCACAGCATCAGCATGAATACCTTGAGGTAGCCAGTAAATCAGGTGACTCCTTATTGCAAATGATCAATGATGTGTTGGACTTTAGTAAAATGGAATCGGGGAATTTTCAGCTGGCACTGGAGGATATTGATTTAAGGTTGTTGCTTGAACAGCTAGCGTTGTTATATGCAGAGAAAATACAAGTTAAAGATTTAGAGCTTTGTTTGGATTTGCCCACCGACAATGTAATGTTTGTTCGAGGTGATGCGGTAAGGATTCGACAAGTCATCAGTAATTTATTAAATAACGCGGTCAAATTCACAAGCCAGGGGCATATTACTTTATCAGCAAAAATTGTGTCATCCTCAAAGGGGCGTTCTTTGATTGAGATAGCAGTGACTGATACGGGTATTGGAATACCGGAAGGCGCATTAAGTGAAATTTTTAGGCCTTTTGGTCAGGTCAGTGCAGAAACAACCAATCAATATGGTGGAACCGGACTTGGATTGACGATCGTTAATCAAATGACAAAGTTAATGGGGGGTTCTGTATCGGTTACTAGTGAAGTCAATGAAGGGTCAAGCTTCAGAGTATTACTTCCAATGCAAACGCATAATATTTCCTTCGAAGAACCTGCCGATGAGGTTGAATTATTGAGTGGAAAACGGGTGATGTTAATTGAACCGTTTGAAGAAACTCAAAATTATCTTGAAGGGATGTTCGATGCGTGGGGGGTTGAATGTCAAATAGTTAACAGTTTAGATGAGGCCATTTTCATCCTAAAGGACGAGTTAAAGTCGGGCAGAGGGTTGGATAGCTGCCTGTTTAATGTTGATTATAGTTTGGGGGATATGACTGCGTTTTTAGCGAGTTTTAAGGCGAATGAGGAATTTTCTGGTACAAAGTTAATTCCGATGGTCCGGTTTGGCAGCAAAATTAGCTCTGCAGACGAAAGCTTGCCGTTATTTGTAGGATCAATTGACCGTCCTGTACGGTATGAGAAGTTACGGATGACATTAATAGATGTATTCTCTGAAGGTAAGGGGAGCACGTCAGCGGAGATTGGGAAAAAACCCAAGATCAAGACATCAGATGTTTTGCAAAGTATAAAGGCCCTAGTTGTCGATGATAATGTGACTAACCAACTGGTAGCCGAGGCAACACTAAAGGAAATAGGTATATCGTCTGATGTGGCCAATGATGGTCTTGAAGCACTGAATGCTTTTAAAGAAAAAAACTATGATCTGATTTTGATGGATTGCAATATGCCAGTGATGGATGGGTATGAAGCAACTAAAGCAATCCGGGCGTTAGGCCTTAAGTGCCGGCAGCCGATTATTATTGCTTTAACGGCGAAAGATCAACCAGGTGACTTTGAACACTGTATTAATAGCGGGATGGATGACTATTTATTAAAGCCGTTTCAATTGTCAGCGTTATTGGCCAAGCTTGAAAAACTATTTGGTTTCCCTCTAATAGACGATGAATCATCAGGTATAGAGCTTGAAGTGTCAGAAGGCTCAGTAATTGTTGAATCGGCATTCAAGGAGCTCGTTGCTAATACTGGCAGTGGTATTCAACAAATTGTTCAATCCTATCTACTCGATACACCTATCTATATTGTTACCTTAATTGCCGCAATGGAGGCTGGTGATACAACAAAGTGTTTGGATGTGGCGCATAAAATTAAGGGCAGTTCACGTAACTTGGGGGCGGAAGATTTTGTATCTGTTTGTGTTGAAATAGAGGAGGCCTGGTCTCGTAACACTGTTGATGAATCGATAATTGCGCCATTAGCTGAGCGGTTAGAAACAGAGTTCACCTTGGTTGAAGCATCTTTGAACAGCAAGTTAGCGACGTTAGAACTTTCTGATACAGAACAAACAAAGCGAACGAAAGAAGTGGTGTTAATTGTTGATGATGATCAAAGTACGCGAATGACGGTAGCAAGTGTTTTGGAGCGCGAAGGGTATCAAGTTGAACTGGGTGCTAATGGTCGTGATGCAGTGAGGTTGTTTGAAGTGTTAAGGCCTAATGTGATTATCATGGATGCAATGATGCCCATTAAAGATGGTTTTGAGGCCTGTCGAGAAATCAAGGCAATGCAGGGTGGTTCGGATGTTCCAGTGCTTATAACCACGGCCCTAGAAAGTGAAAAATCTGTGGATTTAGCCTATGAAAGTGGCGCCGCTGATTTTGTACCCAAGCCGATAAACTTGTCAGTTTTAAGACAGCGAGTGAGACGTTTGTTAGACAAGCAGTTTGCTGATCAACATGTACATAAATTAGCTTATAAAGATGCATTAACGGGTCTACCCAATAGAACTGCTTTTGTTGAACAGTTTCAGCAAGAACTTGAACATGCCAAGAGAAAAGATTCAAAAGTGGCGGTTTTCTTTATTGATCTAGATCGGTTTAAAGATGTTAATGACAGCATGGGCCATGAAGCTGGTGATATTCTGTTGAAAGCGCTATCTGGGCGGCTAAAAAACTGTATCCGCTCAGGAGATATGTTGGCACGAATCGGTGGTGATGAATTTGTGGTTGTATTAAGTGATATGACCGGTAAAACAGCGCCTGACCAGGTTGCTAAGGCCATGTTAAATGCGCTAAAAGAACCATTTAGCCTCGCCGGGAACGAGGTTTTTGCAGGGGTTAGTATTGGTTTGGCAATATACCCGGATGATGGTCTATCAAAAGAGACGTTGTTGAAAAATGCAGATACGGCGATGTATAGAGCAAAAGCCGCTGGGAGAAATACTTACCGTGCTTATACGCAGGAAATGAGTGAGGTATTAGAGCAAAGAATGCGTATTGAAACTGAGCTACGGAAAGTGTTGGCGGATAATGAGTTATCGCTGTACTTCCAACCGAAACAAGACACATCAACAGCGGAAGTGATAGGCTCAGAAGCATTAGTTAGGTGGGAGCACCGGTTAAGAGGAATGGTATCACCAGCCGAGTTTATACCTGTTGCAGAAGAAATGGGGCTGATTAAAGAAATTGGTTTGTGGGTGCTAGACACCGCGTGCGCAACAGCAAAAAAGTGGCAACTAGAATTTGACTACTATGGCACTGTTGCAGTTAATGTATCCGCGGTACAGATGGCAGAGGAGAATTTTGTATCATTGGTTGGTATGTGTTTGGCTAAACATGAATTAGAACCAAAATACATAGAATTAGAAGTAACTGAAAGTATGGTGTTGGACAATATTGATGCGATGTTGGAAAAATTAAACGATATTGCAGCAATGGGTGTGAGTATTTCTATTGATGACTTTGGTACAGGGTATTCGTCATTTAATTATCTTAAGCAGTTACCAGCGAACACCTTAAAATTGGACATGGAGTTCATCAAAGAGATACCAGAAAATGAAGCTGATATGGCTGTTGTTGATGGAATGATAGTGTTGGCACATAATTTAGGTATGAAGGTTGTGGCTGAAGGGGTTGAAGCACAAGATCAATATGATTTCCTAGCAGAGCATAGTTGTGACCTAGTTCAGGGCTATTTAATTAATAAACCACTGTCGGAAGACGAATTTATCGCAGAGTATGCCCGTTCAGCTAAAGAAGTAGGTCGCGTTTAA